The Bubalus bubalis isolate 160015118507 breed Murrah chromosome 18, NDDB_SH_1, whole genome shotgun sequence genome contains a region encoding:
- the LOC123330207 gene encoding vomeronasal type-1 receptor 4-like, translating to MSSFSSTACLQSCLTGKGGTDVILTHLALASLLVLSPGIPHTAIAVFVLRKPLSSLGCKFVYYIQRVARGTTLCSTCVLSTYLSFTLTPRRAEWVMLRGRAPKVTGPSCWVCWMLSLLMTIFVPVAVTGPQDTGNDTDNQGKWFCSSSPNAAIVLLWSTSDAVFLTLMVWSSGSMVLLLLRHHQRVQYIHTPTGHHRCPPETRAAHTTLMLVVTFVNFYILNSTFKFYTTILLESCL from the coding sequence atgtcttccttttcttccacAGCATGTCTACAGTCTTGCTTGACCGGAAAAGGAGGCACAGATGTGATTCTCACACACTTGGCCCTGGCCAGCCTCCTGGTTCTCTCCCCTGGCATTCCTCACACTGCCATTGCAGTTTTTGTTTTGAGGAAGCCCCTGTCCAGTCTCGGGTGTAAGTTTGTGTATTATATACAGAGAGTGGCTCGAGGCACCACCCTGTGCTCCACCTGTGTCCTGAGCACCTATCTGTCCTTCACTCTCACCCCCAGGAGAGCGGAGTGGGTGATGCTCAGAGGAAGGGCCCCCAAGGTCACTGGCCCTTCCTGTTGGGTCTGCTGGATGCTCAGTCTCTTAATGACTATCTTTGTTCCTGTGGCAGTCACTGGTCCACAGGACACAGGAAATGATACCGACAATCAAGGGAAGTGGTTCTGTTCATCAAGTCCCAATGCAGCCATTGTCCTCCTGTGGTCCACCTCGGATGCCGTGTTTCTTACCCTCATGGTCTGGTCCAGTGGCTCCATGGTACTTCTCCTGCTCAGACACCACCAGAGGGTGCAGTATATTCACACCCCCACTGGACACCACAGATGCCCCCCGGAGACCAGAGCCGCCCACACCACCCTGATGCTGGTGGTCACCTTTGTCAACTTTTACATACTGAATTCCACTTTCAAGTTTTACACCACTATTCTTCTGGAGTCTTGTCTGTGA